The Opitutus sp. ER46 genome has a window encoding:
- the rrtA gene encoding rhombosortase — protein sequence MAWPWATAAVIVAALLVYIIPGASELLVYDRARVTQGEWWRVLTSHWVHFSVSHLFWNALVVAVAGSWAERLLPWRARILYLVAAGVIGAALHALEPSLARYGGLSGVAAGLVVFLAMVQLRRGTDSRWFWWTVLGLLVVKIVAETLLASPLLARFPDPAMRSMAIAHLAGAVAGTMALRRYKPATKA from the coding sequence GTGGCGTGGCCCTGGGCCACGGCCGCCGTCATCGTCGCCGCCCTCCTGGTTTACATCATTCCCGGCGCGTCGGAGTTGCTCGTTTACGACCGGGCGCGCGTGACGCAAGGCGAGTGGTGGCGGGTGCTGACGTCGCACTGGGTGCATTTCAGCGTGAGCCACCTCTTCTGGAATGCGCTCGTGGTGGCCGTTGCCGGGAGCTGGGCCGAGCGGCTGCTGCCGTGGCGGGCGCGGATCCTCTATCTCGTGGCGGCTGGGGTGATCGGCGCCGCGCTCCATGCGCTGGAGCCGTCGCTCGCCCGCTACGGCGGTCTGTCCGGCGTGGCGGCGGGGCTCGTGGTGTTCCTCGCGATGGTGCAACTGCGCCGCGGGACCGATAGCCGCTGGTTTTGGTGGACGGTCCTGGGGCTGCTCGTGGTCAAGATCGTGGCCGAGACGCTGCTCGCCAGCCCGTTGCTCGCGCGGTTCCCCGACCCGGCGATGCGCTCCATGGCCATCGCGCACCTCGCGGGTGCCGTGGCGGGGACAATGGCGCTACGCCGCTACAAGCCCGCGACGAAAGCGTGA
- a CDS encoding 3-deoxy-7-phosphoheptulonate synthase, with protein sequence MHTQTSDLRIRAQKPLIAPAVLEEELPLTDASAELVARSRRDIASILNGTDDRLLVVVGPCSIHDPGAALDYAARLKEAAALYPGELLMVMRVYFEKPRTVVGWKGLINDPFLDGTYQINAGLRLARKLMRDVVTLGLPVGTEFLDTTLGQYYADLVSWGAIGARTVESQVHRELASGLSMPVGFKNRTDGDVRVAVDAIRSARHPHWFPSLTREGAPAVMGTAGNEHGHLVLRGGTKGANYGTAEVAAAVALLAEHELAPHVMVDCSHANSGKDPAVEPQVAADIAAQIAGGSRAVAAVMIESNLLGGAQDFRARPLVYGRSITDACLAWEQTLPIFARLAEAVQARRVRA encoded by the coding sequence ATGCACACGCAGACCTCAGACCTGCGCATTCGCGCGCAGAAACCGCTGATCGCCCCGGCCGTGTTGGAGGAGGAGCTGCCGTTGACCGACGCCAGCGCCGAACTCGTGGCGCGGTCGCGGCGGGATATCGCCTCGATCCTGAACGGGACGGATGACCGCCTGCTCGTGGTGGTCGGGCCCTGCTCGATTCACGATCCGGGGGCGGCGCTGGACTACGCGGCGCGGCTGAAGGAAGCGGCGGCGCTGTATCCGGGCGAGCTGCTGATGGTGATGCGGGTTTATTTTGAGAAGCCGCGCACCGTGGTGGGCTGGAAAGGCCTGATCAACGACCCGTTCCTCGACGGCACGTACCAGATCAACGCCGGCCTGCGCCTCGCGCGGAAGCTGATGCGCGACGTCGTGACGCTGGGGCTGCCGGTCGGCACCGAGTTTCTGGATACGACGCTCGGCCAGTATTACGCGGACCTCGTGTCGTGGGGCGCGATTGGCGCGCGCACGGTGGAAAGCCAGGTGCATCGCGAGCTCGCGTCGGGCCTCTCGATGCCGGTCGGCTTCAAGAACCGCACCGACGGCGACGTGCGCGTGGCGGTGGACGCGATCCGCTCGGCGCGGCATCCGCACTGGTTCCCCTCGCTGACGCGCGAGGGCGCGCCGGCGGTGATGGGCACGGCCGGCAACGAGCACGGGCACCTGGTCCTGCGCGGCGGCACCAAGGGCGCAAACTATGGGACCGCCGAAGTGGCCGCGGCGGTGGCGCTGCTGGCGGAGCACGAGCTCGCACCGCACGTGATGGTCGACTGCAGCCACGCCAACAGCGGCAAGGACCCGGCGGTCGAGCCGCAGGTCGCGGCGGACATTGCGGCGCAGATCGCAGGCGGCAGCCGCGCCGTGGCCGCGGTGATGATCGAGAGCAATCTCCTCGGCGGGGCGCAGGACTTTCGGGCGCGGCCGCTCGTGTACGGGCGCAGCATCACCGACGCGTGTCTCGCGTGGGAGCAGACGCTGCCGATCTTCGCGCGGCTGGCGGAAGCGGTTCAGGCCCGGCGAGTCCGGGCGTAG
- a CDS encoding DNA alkylation repair protein codes for MSATAVAAEILAELRAQRSERNIAGMRRFGIAPAGEQLGVSAPVLRAIARRHRRDHALALALWATRVHEARGLATLVDDPAQVTRSQVRAWARELDNWAVTDAAAFLFDRCAFAADVAHAYSRRTREYEKRLAFSIMAGMAVHRKELSDDVFLAFLPVIAREATDERNFVRKAVNWALRQIGKRNPRLRRAAIAEARRIQKLDSRAARWIASDALRELARPRAPRRKLQVGK; via the coding sequence ATGAGCGCGACCGCCGTTGCCGCCGAAATTCTCGCCGAGCTGCGGGCCCAGCGCAGTGAGCGCAATATCGCCGGCATGCGCCGCTTCGGTATCGCGCCGGCGGGCGAGCAACTGGGCGTATCCGCGCCGGTGCTGCGGGCGATCGCGCGCCGGCATCGGCGCGACCACGCGCTGGCGCTCGCGCTGTGGGCGACCCGCGTGCATGAGGCGCGCGGGCTGGCGACGCTGGTGGACGATCCGGCGCAGGTCACGCGGTCGCAGGTGCGTGCGTGGGCGCGGGAGCTCGACAACTGGGCGGTAACGGACGCGGCGGCGTTCCTGTTCGACCGGTGCGCGTTCGCGGCCGACGTGGCGCACGCCTACAGCCGGCGGACGCGGGAGTACGAGAAGCGGCTGGCGTTCTCGATCATGGCTGGGATGGCGGTGCACCGGAAAGAGCTGTCGGACGACGTGTTTCTCGCGTTCCTGCCGGTGATCGCGCGGGAGGCGACGGATGAGCGGAATTTCGTGCGCAAGGCGGTGAACTGGGCGCTGCGACAGATCGGCAAGCGGAACCCGCGACTGCGGCGGGCGGCGATCGCGGAGGCGCGGCGCATCCAGAAGCTGGATTCACGCGCGGCGCGCTGGATCGCGAGCGATGCGTTGCGGGAACTCGCGCGACCGCGGGCGCCGCGCCGAAAGCTACAGGTTGGAAAGTGA
- the rlmN gene encoding 23S rRNA (adenine(2503)-C(2))-methyltransferase RlmN, with protein sequence MPAPLLNLYDLTRPQLIAAFGRWELNPVHVGRLWNYLYLELADSFAAMPELPARVRERLARETRFGLLATTAERDSSDGFTRKYLLGLEGGAAVETVLMRFNGRVTACISSQVGCAMGCVFCATGQMGYTRHLTPGEIVGQAVHVARALRKPALAKHCRHAPGVAPRLRNVVLMGMGEPLHNYDAVMHAIDILRDPNGLALAAERITVSTVGVVPGILRLAEEQRPLSLAVSLHAATQAERAVLVPVAKKWPLDALMAACRTYSERTGRRIFYEWTLIEGANDTPEHARAVGRLLQGLPAQVNLIPLNPTPGFAGTPGRTEAAKRFQSILAEEFSLPSTVRQRRGIDIAAGCGQLATEKSAGSPV encoded by the coding sequence ATGCCGGCTCCGCTGCTCAATCTCTACGACCTGACCCGCCCTCAGCTCATCGCGGCGTTCGGCCGCTGGGAGCTGAATCCGGTCCACGTCGGCCGGCTCTGGAACTACCTCTACCTCGAACTCGCGGACTCCTTCGCCGCCATGCCGGAGCTGCCCGCCCGCGTGCGCGAGCGGCTCGCCCGCGAGACCCGCTTCGGCCTCCTCGCCACCACCGCCGAGCGTGACTCGAGCGACGGTTTCACCCGCAAGTACCTGCTGGGCCTTGAGGGCGGCGCCGCCGTCGAGACGGTCCTGATGCGCTTCAACGGTCGCGTCACCGCCTGCATCTCCAGTCAGGTGGGCTGCGCGATGGGCTGCGTCTTCTGCGCCACCGGCCAGATGGGCTACACGCGCCACCTCACGCCGGGTGAGATCGTCGGCCAGGCCGTCCACGTCGCCCGCGCCCTGCGCAAACCCGCGCTCGCCAAGCACTGCCGCCACGCGCCCGGCGTCGCCCCGCGGCTGCGGAATGTCGTGCTCATGGGCATGGGCGAACCGCTGCACAACTACGACGCGGTGATGCACGCCATCGACATTCTCCGCGATCCCAACGGCCTCGCCCTCGCCGCCGAGCGGATCACCGTCAGCACCGTCGGCGTCGTGCCCGGGATCCTGCGGCTCGCCGAGGAGCAGCGCCCGCTGAGCCTTGCCGTCTCCCTCCACGCCGCCACCCAGGCGGAACGCGCCGTCCTCGTGCCGGTGGCGAAGAAGTGGCCGCTCGACGCCCTCATGGCCGCCTGCCGCACCTACAGCGAGCGCACCGGCCGGCGGATCTTCTACGAGTGGACCTTGATCGAGGGCGCCAACGACACGCCCGAACACGCACGCGCCGTCGGCCGGCTCCTCCAGGGGCTCCCCGCCCAGGTAAACCTCATCCCGCTCAACCCCACGCCCGGCTTCGCCGGCACACCCGGTCGCACCGAGGCCGCGAAGAGATTCCAGTCCATCCTCGCCGAGGAGTTCTCGCTGCCGAGCACCGTCCGCCAGCGCCGCGGCATCGACATCGCCGCCGGCTGCGGCCAGCTCGCCACCGAAAAGAGCGCCGGCTCCCCCGTCTGA
- a CDS encoding MarC family protein → MAIVAEKFLQAFIQMFIAIDPVGLAAVFLGLGQGVVPKQRQRIARQATLTGGGVALLFLFLGTNIFKALGIVAGDFQIAGGLILFILAARDLIQSATEPENVPMDFGVVPLGMPLIAGPALIATLIVSAETLGMRVTLAALVTNLLLVMLAFRFSDQLGARIGATGLRAISKIISMLLAAIAVNMVRRGWAA, encoded by the coding sequence ATGGCCATTGTGGCAGAGAAGTTTCTTCAAGCGTTCATCCAGATGTTCATCGCGATCGACCCGGTGGGGTTGGCAGCGGTGTTTCTGGGGCTGGGCCAGGGCGTGGTGCCGAAGCAGCGGCAGCGGATCGCGCGGCAGGCGACGCTGACCGGTGGCGGCGTGGCGCTGCTCTTCCTTTTCCTGGGCACCAACATCTTCAAGGCCCTCGGCATTGTCGCGGGCGACTTCCAGATCGCGGGCGGCCTGATCCTTTTCATCCTGGCCGCGCGCGACCTGATCCAGTCGGCCACGGAACCCGAGAACGTCCCGATGGACTTCGGCGTGGTGCCGCTCGGCATGCCGCTGATCGCGGGACCGGCGCTGATTGCGACGCTGATCGTATCGGCGGAGACGCTCGGGATGCGCGTCACGCTCGCCGCGTTGGTGACCAACCTGCTGCTGGTGATGCTGGCATTCCGCTTCAGCGATCAGCTCGGCGCGCGCATCGGCGCGACCGGCCTGCGGGCGATCTCGAAGATCATCTCGATGCTGCTCGCCGCGATCGCCGTGAACATGGTGCGCCGCGGCTGGGCCGCCTGA